The Rubidibacter lacunae KORDI 51-2 DNA segment AGATACGTGAGGCATTTGGAGACAACCCAGCACATCAATGTCAAGTATTCGCGTTCGCTCGATCGTGATGCCATTGAGTCGTGCGGTGCGAAGAGTTCGATAATGAATTTACTCAATCCATGCCGGGCGCCTAAATGGCATTCTGTGCGAGCCGATGCGACAACTCAAAAGCGGCGGCGCAGGGTTACGGCAAGTTTTAAGCGACGTTGGTATTCGAGATCGGGGATTTCGTAAGCCCCGAAGCGCTCCAAATGTGGGTTCTGCATCTGCACGTCGAAGAGCACAAACTCGCGAGATCTCAAATGCTCAACCAACTTCACCAGCGCCACCTTCGAGCCTTCGGGAATGCGGTAGAACATCGTCTCGCCGACGAACGCACCGCCGATCGCGATTCCCAACACGCCCCCCGCCAACTCGCCGTCCTGCCAAGCCTCGAAGCTGTGTGCCCAACCGGCTGCGTGCAGCGACCGGTATATATCCTGTAACTCCGGCGAAATCCAGGTCGTCTCGCGATCGGCACAGCCCCGGCACACCGAATCGAAGTCGAGATCGATCGCGGTGG contains these protein-coding regions:
- the aat gene encoding leucyl/phenylalanyl-tRNA--protein transferase: MDVDVSAIVGGYARGWFLMAGEDGDLQWYSSRRRAVLPLDGRFHYPKSLQRVLNQKRFATAIDLDFDSVCRGCADRETTWISPELQDIYRSLHAAGWAHSFEAWQDGELAGGVLGIAIGGAFVGETMFYRIPEGSKVALVKLVEHLRSREFVLFDVQMQNPHLERFGAYEIPDLEYQRRLKLAVTLRRRF